From Chthonomonas sp., the proteins below share one genomic window:
- a CDS encoding small basic family protein, with protein sequence MILIPVFALILGLLIGLLPSQDLRGPAGVYLAVACLAGLDTVCGGIKSNFEGRFAADVFVSGFFTNCLLAFFLAWMGDQIGVDIFLVCALIFGQRIFNNLSLIRRHLLQSYNDWKKRRDVDASLST encoded by the coding sequence GTGATCCTCATTCCCGTGTTCGCCCTCATCTTGGGCCTGCTCATCGGGCTTCTGCCGAGTCAAGACTTGCGCGGCCCGGCCGGGGTGTATCTGGCGGTGGCTTGCCTGGCCGGACTTGACACCGTGTGCGGCGGCATCAAGAGCAATTTCGAGGGGCGGTTTGCGGCGGATGTGTTCGTCAGCGGCTTCTTCACCAACTGCCTGCTGGCGTTCTTTTTAGCGTGGATGGGCGACCAAATTGGGGTGGACATCTTCCTGGTTTGCGCGCTGATTTTCGGTCAACGCATCTTCAACAACCTCAGCCTGATTCGACGGCACTTGCTGCAAAGCTACAACGATTGGAAGAAGCGACGCGACGTGGACGCAAGCCTTTCGACCTAG